In the uncultured Methanolobus sp. genome, one interval contains:
- a CDS encoding dipeptide/oligopeptide/nickel ABC transporter ATP-binding protein, whose translation MTLLSVTGLKKYHYSGLINRKEIRAVDGVDFEIGKGKALGLVGNSGCGKTTVARTVLRLTDPTAGNIVFEGMDITRLKGRSLKPLGRRMQIIFQNPESSLNPAMKVYDALLEPLRVHKLCNSGEEEQNVRDLIETVNLNEELLFRYPHELSGGQLQRVVIARVLSLNPKLIVADEVTSMLDPLVQSQILNLLKDLQNRLDISYLFISHDMNVVEWMCDDIAVMDKGKIVEWK comes from the coding sequence ATGACTTTACTATCGGTAACCGGTCTGAAAAAATATCATTACTCCGGCCTTATTAACAGAAAAGAAATAAGAGCTGTTGATGGTGTTGATTTTGAAATTGGCAAAGGTAAAGCTTTGGGACTGGTGGGGAACAGCGGATGTGGAAAAACAACAGTTGCAAGGACAGTGCTGCGACTGACAGACCCCACAGCAGGAAATATAGTTTTCGAAGGAATGGATATTACAAGGCTAAAAGGCCGAAGTCTTAAACCTCTTGGCAGGCGGATGCAGATTATTTTTCAGAATCCGGAATCATCGCTAAATCCTGCAATGAAGGTATATGATGCTCTTCTGGAACCACTTAGAGTGCATAAACTATGCAATTCAGGTGAGGAAGAACAGAATGTCCGGGATCTGATTGAAACTGTCAATCTGAATGAAGAACTTCTGTTCCGGTACCCGCATGAGCTGAGTGGAGGGCAACTGCAAAGAGTTGTCATTGCCCGGGTTTTAAGTCTTAATCCGAAACTGATTGTTGCGGATGAGGTTACATCAATGCTTGATCCCCTAGTCCAGTCTCAGATTTTGAATTTACTGAAAGATCTGCAAAACAGGTTAGATATAAGTTATCTGTTCATTTCTCACGATATGAATGTTGTGGAATGGATGTGCGATGATATTGCAGTGATGGATAAAGGAAAGATCGTTGAATGGAAATAA
- a CDS encoding methyltransferase dimerization domain-containing protein: MNSAKELMKRPEVCSDELIKFIDDSMNGFRKYKILTTAVKLQLFEYTNDPVSSEELAAKMGCNPEMVPLLCDVLCECGLLVSNEEKYSNTELTKTYLVSDSPFSQLNYLRDMERSIAMWEKLDEIITNGPVIVDKQSFFGDRVIHSMAENAKCGMLQEVVETVTENIDFESVRKMLDLGGGHGLYSIAFVGQNKKLKAFVFDLPQVTEHTKMYAEKYRTDQVDVIPGNFFTDDIGSGYDIVFSSLNPGGRVPDLIPKIVSALKQGGIFVNRQVPGGDSGSMETLNWNLWTFDDTKKARSQFSFENSVSLDEYIDILKANNLDVFKEIDLTDGSRIVFSRRM, translated from the coding sequence ATGAATTCAGCAAAGGAATTAATGAAAAGGCCGGAAGTATGTTCAGATGAATTAATTAAATTTATAGACGATTCTATGAATGGTTTCAGAAAATATAAGATCCTCACTACAGCTGTGAAGCTACAGCTTTTTGAATATACAAATGATCCCGTTTCATCTGAAGAACTGGCAGCAAAGATGGGATGCAATCCGGAAATGGTACCATTGCTTTGTGATGTTCTGTGTGAATGCGGTCTTCTCGTATCAAACGAGGAGAAATATTCGAATACCGAATTAACTAAAACTTATCTGGTTAGCGATTCACCATTTTCACAGTTAAATTATCTACGTGACATGGAACGAAGCATAGCAATGTGGGAAAAGCTGGATGAGATTATTACCAACGGTCCGGTAATTGTTGATAAACAGAGTTTCTTTGGAGACAGGGTAATTCATTCCATGGCAGAAAATGCTAAATGTGGAATGCTTCAGGAAGTTGTTGAAACTGTCACAGAGAACATTGATTTTGAGAGTGTCAGGAAAATGCTTGATCTTGGTGGTGGTCATGGACTGTATTCCATAGCTTTTGTAGGCCAGAATAAAAAACTGAAGGCATTTGTTTTTGATCTTCCACAGGTGACCGAACACACAAAGATGTATGCTGAGAAATATAGAACTGATCAGGTTGATGTAATACCGGGTAATTTCTTCACAGATGATATTGGTTCTGGGTACGATATCGTATTTTCATCATTGAACCCTGGCGGAAGGGTTCCTGACCTGATCCCAAAGATTGTTTCTGCATTAAAACAGGGAGGGATATTTGTTAACAGACAGGTACCCGGCGGGGATTCTGGTTCGATGGAAACACTCAACTGGAATCTGTGGACATTTGATGACACTAAAAAAGCAAGATCTCAGTTTAGTTTTGAAAACAGTGTTTCTCTGGATGAGTATATTGATATTCTGAAGGCAAACAATCTTGATGTTTTTAAGGAAATTGATCTTACTGATGGTTCCAGAATTGTTTTTTCACGCAGGATGTGA
- a CDS encoding LSM domain-containing protein yields the protein MFPSKKVQKLVGSKVQVEMKGDLHLLEGTLKSADDYMNLHMTDTVEVANGERLRSLGSVVLRGNNIILVVPMEE from the coding sequence TTGTTCCCAAGTAAGAAAGTCCAGAAATTAGTTGGATCTAAGGTCCAGGTAGAGATGAAAGGTGATCTTCACCTTCTCGAAGGAACTTTAAAAAGTGCAGACGATTATATGAATCTCCATATGACCGATACTGTAGAGGTCGCAAACGGTGAGCGTCTGCGTTCCCTTGGTTCTGTCGTGTTGCGTGGAAACAATATCATTCTTGTTGTTCCTATGGAAGAATAA
- a CDS encoding Lrp/AsnC family transcriptional regulator yields the protein MSVEESAYNLIRESKEGIFQNELWKMLEIDSRKCSRVVSKLLDEDLITREQAVSNGARTYLLKVKEEEKPCFDLLLSGELFSPCAGCRDACQPEICGRLTTWVENLNDNEETAEMC from the coding sequence ATGAGTGTCGAAGAGAGTGCATACAATCTTATTCGCGAAAGCAAGGAAGGCATTTTCCAGAACGAGCTCTGGAAGATGCTGGAAATTGATAGTCGTAAATGTTCCAGGGTAGTTTCTAAGCTTCTCGATGAGGATCTTATCACCCGCGAGCAGGCTGTCTCCAATGGAGCCAGGACTTACCTTCTGAAAGTTAAGGAAGAGGAGAAGCCCTGCTTCGATCTCCTGTTATCAGGAGAATTGTTCTCTCCTTGCGCAGGATGCAGGGATGCATGCCAGCCTGAGATATGTGGAAGGCTTACTACATGGGTCGAAAACCTCAATGACAATGAGGAAACGGCTGAAATGTGCTGA